A window of Mytilus edulis chromosome 10, xbMytEdul2.2, whole genome shotgun sequence contains these coding sequences:
- the LOC139491801 gene encoding neuropeptide CCHamide-2 receptor-like, with protein sequence MSDLSTVSSNFTDACLCIYNDSAIFLNNSCCQFMDTRPAEDKLRKIIVPIIFVLFMIVGVTGNGTLVYIVLRNKLLRNVPNTLIVNLSIGDLLLLIFSVPYMAIVFGTKEYPFNAFFCKLNAYLQTLSLGVSIFTLTALSYDRYVAIVHPMSKHKGKPSLKIAVVVIVIWVASALIAISDAVSYTLVIQPGGLTFCHEVPYNDYGISFLRVRNVIRLFILFIIPLFIIGCFYILMARILVKSSRQLPCEATLGQGMNTQQQRQIEARFKVAKVVLSFVVLFVICWLPRHIYVLWYAYDEEGFTEFWMIFKVVSICFMYAYSCVNPYALYFLSSQFRKYYNRYLFRCCIRSRYRTRDSTSALTNFNSTVRRGSTSMTMVKSNSEF encoded by the coding sequence ATGTCCGACTTATCAACCGTAAGTAGTAACTTTACTGACGCTTGTTTATGTATTTACAATGATTCAGCAATTTTTCTCAACAATTCTTGTTGTCAATTCATGGACACCCGGCCAGCAGAAGATAAACTGAGAAAAATTATCGTTCCAATTATCTTTGTGTTGTTTATGATAGTTGGTGTTACCGGAAACGGAACTTTGGTGTACATCGTCCTTCGTAACAAATTACTACGCAATGTTCCGAACACTTTGATAGTTAATTTATCAATTGGAGACCTTCTGTTGTTGATATTTTCAGTTCCGTACATGGCCATTGTGTTTGGAACAAAAGAATATCCGTTCaatgcatttttctgtaaattaaaTGCTTATCTACAAACACTGAGCCTAGGAGTTTCCATCTTTACACTCACGGCACTCAGTTATGATCGTTACGTGGCAATAGTCCACCCAATGAGTAAACACAAAGGGAAACCGAGTCTCAAAATAGCCGTTGTTGTGATTGTTATTTGGGTTGCCTCTGCACTTATCGCTATATCCGATGCCGTCAGTTACACACTGGTCATCCAACCTGGTGGTCTCACGTTTTGTCACGAAGTTCCATATAATGATTATGGTATCTCTTTCCTCAGAGTAAGAAATGTAATTCGtctatttatattattcattatTCCATTATTTATTATCGGCTGCTTTTACATTTTAATGGCAAGAATTTTAGTGAAAAGCAGTCGACAGTTGCCATGCGAAGCTACTTTGGGACAAGGGATGAACACTCAACAGCAACGTCAAATCGAGGCTAGATTTAAGGTAGCCAAAGttgtgttgtcgtttgttgttttatttgtaatcTGTTGGTTACCACGTCACATTTATGTTTTGTGGTACGCGTACGATGAAGAAGGATTTACAGAGTTTTGGATGATCTTCAAAGTTGTCAGTATTTGTTTCATGTACGCTTACTCGTGTGTGAACCCGTATGCTTTATATTTTCTCAGCAGTCAGTTCCGGAAGTACTATAATCGGTATTTATTTCGTTGCTGTATTCGATCCCGATATAGAACACGTGACTCTACTTCTGCCCTGACAAACTTTAATAGCACCGTCCGCCGCGGAAGCACATCAATGACTATGGTTAAATCTAATTCGGAATTCTGA